The Effusibacillus pohliae DSM 22757 genome segment GTTCCGTTTGGGGTGAATCGCCGATGGCGTAGGGTTGTATCCTCAATCCGAACCCGACAACTAACTCCGCAGGCGAACAAAAGGAGAGGATAACATGAGTGCAAAAAAGAAACTGGCCGCAATGGCCGCAGGCCTGTCCATCGCCAGTCTGGCGACGCCGGCGTTGGCGAGTACATACGAGGTGAAGCCGGGTGACACGCTGTGGAAAATCTCCCGAACGCATCATGTGTCGCTCGCAGAGCTAACCGCAGCCAATCCAAGCGTGCATCCGCGGAATCTGCAGATCGGACAAGCCATTCGGGTGCCGGATGGAAAGGCGGACGCCGATGGCACATACGTAGTGACCGGCGATGACACGTTCTGGAAAATCTCCCGCAAGCTGCATCTTCCCCTGAAGGATCTGCTGGCGGCGAATCCGGGCGTCGATCCGTTGAATCTGTACCCCGGTGTTGTGCTGCGCCTGCCAAAAACGGGTGTAGCCAGCAAACCGGTTGTGTCCCCGGCTGCCACCAAGCATGCAACAGCGACTGCAGCCGCGACTGCGGGGCAACAGCCGCAAGTGAAAACAGCCTTGGGACAAACGTTGGCCTACAGCCGGGTGATTTCCGGCGTGGCAACCGCTTATACCGCATCTGCGCAGTGCAATGGATCATGGGGAGCGGTCGACTACTTCGGCAATCCGCTGCAGGTGGGTACCGTGGCGGTCGACCCGTCGGTGATTCCGCTCGGTTCCAAGCTGTACATCACCGGTTACTCGTTTTCCGGTCTGCCGTTCGGCGGCATGATCGCCTACGCAAGAGATGTGGGGGGCGCGATCAAAGGGAACCACATCGATATTTTCGTGCCGACATCGGATGAGGAAGCCAGCCAGTTTGGCATGCAAAATGTAAAGATTTATATATTGAAGTAGAAAAAAGCGGATATTTCGCCTCCCTGACGCCGTTCTCTTGGAAGAACGGCGATTTTTTTGGTCAGATGCAGGAGTTTTGCCGATCGGTATGGAATAATTTTCTAGGATACGGGAGGGGATTCGATGAATGACTGGCGTTACGTTTTGTATGCGATCGTGCTGGCGATTGTCGCCTGTTTTACGAGAGAAATCGTCACGTTTGTGATGCTTGGGTTTATTTTGCTCGCATTGGGCAACATCGGAAACACGCTGCGGCAGATTCACCAGGAATTGAAAAGGCAAAACGATTTGCGCGGATGACGGGGTGATCCAGGTTTGGATTGTCGGAAAAGAACTCAATCAAACTTGAACAAAGAAACCCGGACGAAAGAATTCGGTTTTTTTTGCATTGGGTCTCCTGAATGGCACAGGGTGGATTTTTTGTTTGATTTACATTTATTGTAAATCCCCTTTTGGCGATCTTGTGA includes the following:
- a CDS encoding LysM peptidoglycan-binding domain-containing protein: MSAKKKLAAMAAGLSIASLATPALASTYEVKPGDTLWKISRTHHVSLAELTAANPSVHPRNLQIGQAIRVPDGKADADGTYVVTGDDTFWKISRKLHLPLKDLLAANPGVDPLNLYPGVVLRLPKTGVASKPVVSPAATKHATATAAATAGQQPQVKTALGQTLAYSRVISGVATAYTASAQCNGSWGAVDYFGNPLQVGTVAVDPSVIPLGSKLYITGYSFSGLPFGGMIAYARDVGGAIKGNHIDIFVPTSDEEASQFGMQNVKIYILK